A part of Corynebacterium lactis RW2-5 genomic DNA contains:
- the infC gene encoding translation initiation factor IF-3, with protein sequence MFRFDLGGHISADTRTNEEIRVPEVRLVGPNGEQVGVVRTGDALKLAYEADLDLVEVAPRAKPPVAKIMDYGKFKYEQAQKAREARKNQQQTVVKEQKFRPKIDDHDYETKKNNVVRFLEKGSKVKVTIMFRGREQSRPELGFRLLERLAADVEEYGVVEARPKQDGRNMTMVLGPVRNKGKK encoded by the coding sequence TTGTTCAGGTTCGACCTAGGAGGCCACATCAGCGCTGACACTCGTACAAACGAGGAGATTCGAGTACCCGAAGTCCGTCTCGTCGGACCGAACGGTGAGCAGGTAGGCGTCGTCCGTACTGGCGATGCACTCAAGCTGGCATACGAAGCAGATCTTGACCTGGTTGAGGTTGCTCCGCGTGCGAAGCCGCCGGTCGCAAAGATTATGGACTACGGCAAGTTCAAGTACGAACAGGCTCAGAAGGCCCGCGAGGCTCGAAAGAACCAGCAGCAGACTGTGGTCAAGGAGCAGAAGTTCCGTCCGAAGATCGACGACCACGACTACGAAACCAAGAAGAACAACGTTGTTCGCTTCTTGGAAAAGGGTTCCAAGGTCAAGGTCACGATTATGTTCCGTGGCCGTGAACAGTCTCGTCCAGAACTGGGTTTCCGTCTTCTGGAGCGCCTGGCCGCAGATGTCGAGGAATACGGCGTCGTCGAGGCTCGGCCGAAGCAGGACGGTCGCAACATGACTATGGTCCTGGGGCCGGTTCGGAACAAGGGTAAGAAGTAA
- a CDS encoding DUF2339 domain-containing protein, with product MATSLATASLTALSMWALLDWIPAGVAIALILVFTCGGFFGARWAQSSATAAWSVVIGGGLMCLIAMNTDGKWGDVGAAISHLGLPLLTIAGTAILWRQPLRPYVAAFLLAGNLSTGFLAISGALEVGWLGIIYTLMFIAGQFGPLLLTEMPHETPLEHEAQATTQSDGVSNTRKPFGAFTFEKPLKLAIVAAVSTPLVVSAAMRFGGPIFVGGCLVIGAAFAGLYLTKPSLRYFAPAAFATSPIPWLFFAYDLRMYSGVAEINSDWPIIPISLVSVAATWLLIMWPAPRVPRYTLLCAQSAGIAWFFAANIAHAYLIPTAMRNAGVDVSLSWAEFVSLLLLLLTDIGMVAAAARQKASPVLGLVGLAAAALPFIHLLMYVGLGFSLSHMLLSISWATIAGVLVLSPRFRHIQARLAAGLTIAALAIIKLIFFDMATLDGIIRAAAFIVCGLILLAMAVSGAKQRDRVPSQKTESAEAPTEGLPQDHSIHHSTDTEKRL from the coding sequence ATGGCGACCTCTTTAGCGACGGCGAGCCTGACCGCGCTATCCATGTGGGCTCTACTCGACTGGATTCCCGCAGGCGTCGCAATCGCTCTAATCCTCGTGTTCACCTGCGGCGGATTCTTTGGCGCCCGATGGGCTCAATCCAGCGCGACCGCGGCCTGGTCCGTCGTTATAGGCGGCGGGCTGATGTGCCTCATCGCAATGAATACTGACGGCAAGTGGGGCGATGTCGGTGCGGCTATTTCGCACCTTGGCCTTCCATTACTCACGATTGCCGGCACCGCCATTTTGTGGAGACAACCGCTGCGTCCGTATGTGGCCGCGTTCTTGCTGGCGGGAAACCTCAGCACTGGCTTCCTCGCAATCTCCGGCGCTCTCGAGGTCGGTTGGCTAGGAATCATTTACACATTGATGTTCATCGCAGGTCAGTTTGGGCCACTGCTTCTCACCGAGATGCCCCATGAGACCCCACTCGAGCATGAAGCACAAGCAACCACGCAATCTGATGGAGTTTCCAACACGAGAAAACCATTCGGAGCATTCACATTCGAAAAGCCGCTCAAACTGGCAATCGTGGCCGCAGTTTCAACACCACTCGTCGTCTCGGCCGCCATGCGCTTCGGAGGACCGATTTTCGTGGGCGGGTGCCTCGTTATAGGGGCGGCGTTCGCGGGCCTGTACCTTACGAAGCCTTCCCTGCGATACTTCGCTCCCGCAGCTTTCGCGACTTCCCCAATTCCCTGGCTATTCTTCGCCTACGACCTACGCATGTACTCGGGCGTGGCGGAAATCAACAGCGACTGGCCGATTATCCCGATCTCCTTGGTATCCGTAGCAGCGACCTGGCTTCTCATCATGTGGCCCGCCCCACGGGTACCCCGCTATACCCTCCTGTGCGCGCAATCAGCGGGAATCGCATGGTTCTTCGCCGCAAATATTGCGCATGCCTATCTCATTCCGACGGCCATGCGTAACGCCGGAGTTGATGTCTCGCTGTCGTGGGCCGAATTCGTGAGCCTGCTGCTACTGCTACTGACGGATATTGGCATGGTCGCTGCAGCCGCCCGACAAAAGGCATCACCTGTACTCGGTCTCGTCGGCCTAGCTGCTGCGGCCCTGCCGTTTATCCACCTTCTCATGTATGTGGGGCTCGGATTCAGCCTTTCCCACATGCTGCTGAGCATCTCTTGGGCGACCATCGCCGGCGTTTTAGTACTCTCGCCCAGATTCCGTCATATACAGGCCCGACTGGCCGCCGGCCTGACCATTGCGGCACTGGCGATCATCAAACTGATCTTCTTCGACATGGCCACGCTCGACGGAATCATCCGCGCCGCGGCGTTCATCGTCTGCGGCCTTATCCTCCTGGCCATGGCTGTGTCCGGAGCAAAGCAGCGCGACCGCGTCCCGTCGCAGAAAACCGAATCTGCGGAAGCCCCTACGGAGGGGCTCCCACAGGACCACTCAATCCACCACTCAACCGACACCGAGAAGAGGCTTTAA
- the uvrA gene encoding excinuclease ABC subunit UvrA has product MAERLVVRGAREHNLRGVDIDLPRDKMVVFTGLSGSGKSSLAFDTIFAEGQRRYVESLSSYARMFLGQMEKPDVEMIEGLSPAVSIDQKSTNRNPRSTVGTITEVYDYLRLLYARTGTPHCPECGAVISSQTPQQIVDQVMDLPAGTKFQVLAPVVRTRKGEFVDLFERLASEGYARIIVDGEMHRLSDPPKLKKQIKHDIDVVVDRLQVKESQKRRLTDSVETALALADGVVVIDAVGLEDDDPRRSQRFSEKMACPNGHRISIDELEPRSFSFNSPYGACPECDGIGTKLEVDPDLVVPDPSLPAVEAIAPWRQTLNKKYFEKLVEGLAQEMGFDPTTPFEDLTAAQRKALLQGSKHKVTVRYRNRYGRTRQYTAAFEGVMPYLHRKLSQAESDSQKERFQGYMREVPCPACNGARLRPEILSVTLDTGDQGEKNIAELTELSVRDGSRFLNSLKLGKREEMIAGRVLREVQARLQFLLDVGLDYLSLSRSAGTLSGGEAQRIRLATQIGSGLAGVLYVLDEPSIGLHQRDNNRLIKTLKNLRDLGNTLIVVEHDEDTIREADWLVDIGPKAGEYGGKIVYQGEPTGIVDCEESITGAYLSGRKQLTVPQSRRPVDESRIVTVRGARENNLKKVDVRFPLGVLTCVTGVSGSGKSTLVNEILAKVMGNELNGARQVPGRHSRVEGLDQLDKLVQVDQSPIGRTPRSNPATYTGVFDKIRNLFAETQEAKVRGYKPGRFSFNVKGGRCEACKGDGTIKIEMNFLPDVYVPCEVCHGARYNRETLEVKYKGKTIAEVLDMPISEAAEFFEPIQSIARYLNTLVDVGLGYVRLGQSATTLSGGEAQRVKLAAELQKRSNGRTVYILDEPTTGLHFEDIRKLMLVLQGLVDKGNTVIVIEHNLDVIKSADWIIDMGPEGGAGGGTVVVEGTPEKVADTQGSHTGEYLKPLLGVG; this is encoded by the coding sequence GTGGCCGAACGTCTAGTGGTCAGGGGCGCGCGCGAGCACAATCTGCGTGGCGTCGACATCGATCTCCCCAGGGACAAGATGGTGGTGTTCACCGGCCTGTCCGGCTCGGGTAAGTCCTCGCTGGCCTTCGATACCATCTTCGCCGAGGGGCAGCGTCGCTATGTGGAGTCGCTGAGCTCGTATGCTCGTATGTTCCTGGGGCAGATGGAAAAGCCCGATGTGGAGATGATTGAGGGGCTCTCGCCCGCGGTGTCGATCGACCAGAAGTCGACGAACCGCAACCCGCGGTCGACCGTGGGCACGATTACGGAGGTGTACGACTACCTGCGCCTGCTCTATGCACGAACCGGCACCCCGCACTGCCCTGAGTGCGGGGCGGTGATTTCCTCGCAGACTCCGCAGCAGATTGTGGACCAGGTGATGGACCTGCCGGCGGGGACAAAATTCCAGGTTCTGGCGCCCGTCGTGCGCACCCGCAAGGGCGAGTTCGTGGACCTCTTCGAGCGGCTCGCCTCGGAGGGCTATGCGCGCATCATCGTCGACGGTGAGATGCACAGGCTGTCGGACCCGCCGAAGCTGAAGAAGCAGATCAAGCACGATATCGACGTGGTCGTGGACCGCCTGCAGGTCAAGGAATCGCAGAAGCGTCGCCTCACCGATTCGGTGGAGACTGCCCTCGCGCTTGCCGACGGTGTTGTGGTCATCGACGCGGTCGGTCTGGAAGATGATGATCCACGGCGCTCGCAGCGTTTCTCCGAAAAGATGGCCTGCCCGAACGGGCACAGGATTTCCATCGATGAGCTTGAGCCGCGATCGTTTTCCTTTAACTCTCCGTACGGCGCTTGCCCGGAGTGCGATGGTATCGGCACGAAGCTGGAGGTCGATCCGGACCTGGTGGTACCGGACCCGTCGCTCCCGGCGGTTGAGGCTATCGCCCCGTGGCGGCAGACGCTGAATAAGAAGTACTTCGAGAAACTGGTCGAGGGGCTTGCTCAGGAGATGGGTTTTGACCCCACCACGCCTTTTGAGGATCTTACGGCCGCGCAGCGCAAGGCTCTTCTGCAAGGATCCAAGCACAAGGTGACGGTGCGCTACCGCAACCGCTACGGGCGCACTCGCCAATACACGGCGGCGTTCGAGGGCGTAATGCCGTACCTGCACCGAAAGCTGTCGCAGGCGGAGAGTGACTCGCAGAAGGAGCGCTTCCAGGGGTACATGCGAGAAGTTCCGTGCCCGGCGTGCAACGGCGCGCGCCTGCGCCCTGAGATTCTTTCGGTGACCTTGGATACCGGTGACCAGGGGGAGAAGAACATCGCGGAGCTGACCGAGCTGTCGGTACGTGACGGCTCCAGGTTCCTGAACTCCCTGAAGCTAGGCAAGCGCGAGGAAATGATTGCGGGCCGGGTTCTTCGGGAAGTACAGGCGCGACTGCAATTCCTGCTGGACGTGGGCCTGGATTACCTATCCCTGTCGCGTTCGGCGGGAACCCTGTCGGGCGGTGAAGCCCAGCGCATTCGTCTGGCAACGCAGATTGGTTCGGGGCTTGCGGGCGTTCTCTACGTATTGGACGAGCCCTCCATCGGCCTGCACCAACGCGATAACAATCGTCTGATTAAGACGCTGAAGAATCTCCGCGACCTCGGCAATACTTTGATCGTCGTCGAACACGATGAGGACACCATTCGCGAGGCGGACTGGCTGGTGGACATCGGGCCGAAAGCAGGCGAGTACGGCGGCAAGATCGTCTATCAGGGAGAGCCCACCGGAATCGTGGATTGTGAGGAGTCCATCACCGGTGCGTACCTTTCCGGCCGCAAGCAGCTTACGGTTCCCCAGTCGCGGCGCCCGGTCGATGAGTCCCGGATAGTGACGGTGCGGGGCGCCCGCGAGAACAACTTGAAGAAGGTCGATGTCCGGTTCCCGCTCGGTGTTCTCACCTGCGTCACGGGTGTTTCCGGTTCCGGTAAGTCGACGCTGGTCAATGAGATTTTGGCGAAGGTTATGGGCAACGAGCTCAATGGTGCCCGCCAGGTGCCCGGTCGGCATTCGCGCGTGGAGGGTCTGGACCAGTTGGACAAGCTGGTGCAGGTCGATCAGTCTCCGATTGGCCGTACGCCGCGTTCGAATCCCGCGACCTACACGGGTGTGTTCGACAAGATTCGTAACCTCTTCGCCGAGACGCAGGAGGCAAAGGTCCGAGGCTACAAACCGGGTAGGTTTAGCTTCAATGTCAAGGGTGGTCGCTGCGAGGCCTGTAAGGGCGACGGCACCATCAAGATCGAGATGAACTTCCTGCCGGATGTGTATGTCCCCTGTGAGGTCTGCCACGGCGCTCGCTACAACCGCGAGACCCTGGAGGTTAAATACAAGGGCAAGACCATCGCCGAGGTGCTGGACATGCCCATCTCCGAGGCAGCCGAGTTCTTCGAGCCCATTCAGTCCATCGCCCGTTATCTAAATACGCTTGTCGACGTTGGCCTGGGTTATGTCCGTCTTGGTCAATCGGCGACGACGCTTTCGGGCGGTGAGGCTCAGCGCGTGAAGCTTGCCGCGGAGCTGCAGAAGCGCTCGAATGGCCGTACTGTCTACATCCTCGACGAGCCGACCACGGGCCTGCATTTCGAGGACATTCGCAAACTCATGCTGGTGCTGCAGGGGCTGGTGGATAAGGGCAACACCGTCATCGTGATTGAGCACAACTTGGATGTCATCAAGTCCGCGGACTGGATTATCGATATGGGGCCGGAAGGCGGCGCCGGCGGTGGCACTGTCGTTGTCGAGGGGACTCCCGAGAAGGTCGCGGATACTCAAGGCTCGCACACGGGCGAGTACTTAAAGCCTCTTCTCGGTGTCGGTTGA
- a CDS encoding MBL fold metallo-hydrolase, whose translation MSAEIAISDYSNNPTRGGVEKIRFGNVTIFKTSVGEMDNNVYLLVDERAPENSLLIDAANNPNHLRALVGQAGAKVTTILTTHSHEDHIVALPDLLEATGARHVTSIIDAKDIPVPAEQLYGDDEVVTFGQDIPLHTFLLRGHTPGGLCLSLSAADAGVSSQSLADGTPSHHLFVGDSLFPGGIGGTNTDAEFQSLLGDVVKRVFERFPDDTVVHPGHGKDTTVGVERPHISTWRERGW comes from the coding sequence ATGAGCGCAGAAATTGCAATAAGCGACTACAGCAACAACCCGACCCGGGGCGGAGTCGAGAAAATCCGCTTCGGCAATGTCACGATTTTCAAGACTTCCGTCGGCGAGATGGACAACAACGTCTACCTCCTCGTCGACGAGCGCGCGCCCGAGAATTCCCTGCTTATCGACGCCGCGAACAACCCCAATCACCTCCGCGCCCTGGTCGGCCAAGCCGGCGCCAAGGTGACCACGATCCTCACCACGCACTCCCACGAGGACCATATCGTTGCCCTGCCAGACCTCCTCGAGGCCACCGGAGCCCGCCACGTCACCTCGATTATCGACGCTAAGGACATCCCAGTTCCGGCCGAGCAGCTCTACGGCGACGATGAAGTAGTCACATTCGGCCAGGACATTCCGCTGCACACTTTCCTGCTCCGCGGCCACACCCCAGGCGGGCTCTGCCTGTCGCTGTCCGCGGCCGACGCCGGTGTGTCTTCTCAATCGCTTGCCGACGGCACCCCGTCGCATCACCTCTTTGTCGGTGACAGCCTCTTCCCCGGCGGAATCGGTGGGACCAACACCGATGCGGAGTTCCAGAGCCTTCTGGGGGACGTCGTAAAGCGGGTCTTTGAGAGGTTCCCGGACGACACCGTGGTTCACCCGGGACACGGAAAGGACACGACCGTGGGGGTCGAGCGCCCGCACATTTCCACCTGGCGCGAAAGGGGCTGGTAG